In Pseudovibrio brasiliensis, the following are encoded in one genomic region:
- a CDS encoding DUF2865 domain-containing protein encodes MTISRLPFAHSCAVAALALGASFIWTQSASARPQVCDRLETEFIELSEQVEANGSSNSWQTAYEEQQVHIRNVQSQMSSFGCDGSFGPPQCQQLSSSLQQMNENLSYLDSQRQQELYSSAMQDRLNEVKQALVDLNCSDRSDQQIQPLTPPVQANQPLQLEPRSTAGFSSGGQQYATMCVRKCDGYYFPINPNSSAGDLAEDEEICQALCPSQDTELYVFQVPQETPAQMRSLSGAPYTSLANAYLFRQQNNPACSCDAAAGQPNNIEPTPAIPSLEQAIPGTELDDLTPGATATYPAIPNQSELRQTVDATEAQSDISEPPLVQKKFVPREVEPREGPIRKVGPKFFPDR; translated from the coding sequence ATGACTATTTCCAGACTCCCCTTCGCTCACTCATGCGCAGTTGCGGCCCTCGCCCTTGGTGCCTCCTTTATCTGGACCCAGAGTGCGAGCGCGCGCCCACAGGTCTGTGACCGATTGGAGACGGAGTTTATCGAGCTCTCAGAACAGGTCGAGGCCAATGGCAGCTCCAACAGCTGGCAGACGGCCTATGAAGAGCAGCAGGTGCACATCCGCAATGTTCAAAGTCAGATGTCCAGCTTTGGCTGTGACGGGTCTTTTGGTCCGCCGCAATGTCAGCAGCTGAGCTCTTCCCTGCAGCAGATGAATGAGAACCTGAGCTATCTAGATAGTCAGAGACAGCAGGAACTCTATTCCAGCGCTATGCAGGACCGTCTGAATGAAGTGAAGCAGGCACTGGTTGATCTGAACTGCTCTGATCGCTCTGATCAGCAGATCCAGCCGCTGACACCACCAGTGCAGGCCAACCAGCCATTGCAACTGGAGCCACGCTCTACGGCAGGCTTCTCTTCCGGCGGCCAGCAATACGCCACCATGTGCGTGCGCAAGTGTGATGGCTACTACTTCCCGATCAACCCGAACTCCAGTGCGGGAGATCTGGCGGAAGATGAAGAGATCTGTCAGGCGCTGTGCCCAAGTCAGGATACGGAGCTTTACGTTTTCCAGGTTCCGCAGGAAACACCAGCGCAGATGCGCTCCCTTTCCGGCGCGCCTTACACCTCGCTTGCCAATGCCTACCTGTTCAGACAGCAGAACAATCCGGCGTGTTCCTGTGATGCGGCAGCTGGTCAGCCGAACAACATTGAGCCAACGCCTGCGATTCCATCTTTGGAGCAAGCGATTCCGGGCACCGAGCTGGATGATCTGACACCGGGTGCAACTGCGACTTATCCGGCTATTCCGAACCAGAGTGAGCTGCGTCAGACCGTAGATGCAACAGAGGCCCAGAGTGATATCTCCGAGCCTCCGCTTGTTCAGAAGAAATTTGTGCCTCGCGAGGTTGAACCCCGCGAAGGGCCTATCAGGAAAGTCGGTCCAAAGTTTTTTCCCGACCGATAA
- the rarD gene encoding EamA family transporter RarD: MSQSASAADQLSTPEAFKAGLIAAISAYLMWGFAPMYYKLTADMPAIIVICYRVIGSVLFLGAFLVMSKLRKEVFAIFCDFSRLRYLLVSASVISINWTVFIWSVETGRVLDASLGYFINPLVSVGLGVVLLSERLTKAQMLALAITIFAVLYKTYEVGELPWVSVVLALSFALYGFVRKKAPVGAVAGQLVEVLLVMPFALGGLWYYTAVGSGGVYPTIPTEHPWFLSLLLFTGVITAVPLVVFAFAARRLPMVYIGFLQYIAPSIHFLSAIWLFGEELSLEGLFAFGMIWFSLVVFSIDGVMARRRTEKMA, from the coding sequence ATGAGCCAGTCAGCATCCGCTGCTGACCAGCTGAGCACGCCGGAAGCGTTCAAAGCTGGCTTGATTGCAGCGATATCTGCTTATCTCATGTGGGGCTTTGCACCCATGTACTATAAGCTCACAGCAGACATGCCAGCGATCATCGTGATCTGCTATCGCGTGATTGGCTCCGTGCTGTTCCTGGGTGCGTTTCTGGTCATGAGCAAGCTGCGCAAAGAGGTCTTCGCCATCTTCTGCGATTTCTCCCGCCTGCGCTATCTGCTGGTCTCAGCTTCAGTCATCAGCATCAACTGGACCGTCTTTATCTGGTCCGTTGAAACGGGCAGGGTGCTGGACGCAAGCCTCGGCTACTTCATCAATCCACTTGTCAGTGTGGGCTTGGGCGTTGTGCTGCTCTCCGAGCGCCTCACCAAAGCGCAGATGCTGGCCTTAGCGATCACTATCTTCGCGGTGCTCTACAAAACCTATGAGGTTGGGGAGCTACCTTGGGTGTCTGTGGTGCTGGCCCTCAGCTTCGCGCTCTACGGCTTCGTGCGCAAAAAAGCCCCTGTAGGGGCTGTTGCAGGACAATTGGTGGAAGTTCTGCTGGTCATGCCATTTGCGCTGGGCGGTCTCTGGTACTACACCGCAGTGGGGTCCGGCGGTGTCTATCCGACCATCCCAACTGAGCACCCATGGTTCCTGTCCTTGCTGCTCTTTACTGGGGTGATCACAGCCGTGCCGCTGGTGGTCTTTGCCTTTGCCGCACGGCGTTTGCCAATGGTCTACATCGGCTTCCTGCAGTACATCGCTCCCTCCATCCACTTCCTCAGTGCAATCTGGTTGTTTGGAGAGGAACTGTCGCTGGAAGGCCTGTTTGCCTTCGGCATGATCTGGTTCTCGCTGGTCGTTTTCTCCATTGATGGCGTCATGGCGCGCCGCCGGACGGAGAAAATGGCATAG
- a CDS encoding IS110 family transposase, translating into MTFLKTIPSCVVGIDVSKATLAVCEHGKQQVHVIANNCRSIRQFLSHQKPGLFVVLEPTGGYEALLVHELCAAGIACHRADTVKVKAFARSFGRLGKTDEMDARALAAYGSDRWQGLPVYELSDQHQSDLAALVARRQDLVSIQVAEKNRVQAPGCASVKHSCKIVLACIRRQLERLDQQIESLIQVSAGLSERMATYQSLPGVGPRTAIALMATMPELGTLTRRQAASLAGLAPHPNDSGTLRGYRKMRGGRPEVRKNLFMAALCASRLKGPLRDFYQRLIANGKKPIVAISALMRKIIVILNARMRDKISAMS; encoded by the coding sequence ATGACCTTTCTTAAAACCATTCCTTCCTGTGTTGTCGGCATTGATGTTTCCAAGGCCACGCTGGCTGTGTGTGAGCACGGCAAACAGCAAGTGCACGTGATTGCCAATAATTGTCGCTCCATTCGTCAGTTTCTCAGTCATCAAAAGCCTGGACTGTTTGTCGTGCTGGAACCAACAGGTGGGTATGAGGCTTTACTGGTCCATGAGTTATGTGCAGCCGGGATTGCATGTCACCGTGCCGATACGGTGAAAGTCAAAGCGTTTGCAAGGTCTTTTGGCCGCCTGGGCAAAACGGATGAAATGGATGCCAGAGCTCTTGCGGCATATGGTTCAGATCGCTGGCAGGGCCTGCCTGTTTATGAGCTGAGCGATCAACACCAAAGTGATCTGGCTGCCCTAGTGGCCCGCCGTCAGGATCTGGTGAGCATTCAGGTGGCGGAAAAGAACAGGGTTCAGGCCCCCGGATGTGCCAGTGTCAAACACTCCTGCAAGATTGTGCTGGCCTGCATCAGGCGTCAGCTGGAGCGGCTGGATCAACAGATCGAAAGCCTTATTCAGGTAAGCGCGGGCCTGTCTGAGCGCATGGCGACTTATCAATCGCTACCCGGTGTGGGACCGCGCACTGCCATTGCCTTAATGGCAACCATGCCGGAACTGGGAACACTCACACGCAGGCAAGCCGCTTCTCTGGCTGGGCTTGCTCCTCATCCCAATGACAGTGGGACATTGCGAGGGTACCGTAAAATGCGCGGCGGGCGACCGGAGGTCCGTAAGAACCTGTTCATGGCCGCCTTATGTGCTTCCCGTCTCAAAGGACCACTTCGGGATTTCTATCAACGCCTTATCGCAAATGGTAAGAAGCCAATTGTCGCAATCTCAGCCCTCATGAGAAAGATCATCGTTATCCTGAACGCAAGAATGAGAGACAAAATCAGTGCAATGAGTTGA
- a CDS encoding L,D-transpeptidase family protein, whose protein sequence is MSHKSICATILAASLIGMISPSSATSNATSSEHLIDPLNFNEDPTALPDLPAPEDLTPPVIEPLVMPESEPQVPPLTGPAGQVTKPTGSELSELEQTIRDLIFSEADIQKAGFSPKQVDALAEAYALRKFRPVWFEDQSLTPLANHLVAEIRKAPAHGLDPQAYGVRQLASILAVMEASNATATLQEIAVVELQLTRAFATYGAHIAGGVVRPTKVLKNVFISPQVPKLNDMLTQMEETRSLAQFFDGLEPEAPSYDILKDQLARYNAALTSDYPVYIEDGPSIRPGDTGGRVAQLEKRLQAEGYAPYYSGYTGTSETEVPPTFYNDDMVALVKDFQKRHGLTVDGVVGKKTRAALNASLEDRRNQILVNLERMRWDDPLPSGRYVKVNVAEQMVRVMEGTDVLYETRSVVGKPRNATPLFSDTFEYAEINPTWGVPWSIATNEYLPKLRKNASALSGTGINVYKNGKRVDPTVINWSNVSKRKFGYQLRQKAGRKNALGAVKYMFPNKHNIYLHDTPSKRLFNKDQRAFSHGCIRVQDPFTFGEVLLSGSGHSRAKMEKLRARGKTVRLKLTETVPVHLRYYTAFAGVDGELQFREDIYKQDKAILEALLTSQDAFKMKMASTY, encoded by the coding sequence GTGTCTCACAAGAGTATCTGTGCCACCATTCTCGCTGCAAGTCTGATTGGAATGATCTCGCCATCAAGTGCGACCAGCAATGCAACTTCCTCTGAACACCTTATAGATCCGCTGAATTTCAATGAAGATCCGACGGCCCTGCCTGACCTGCCCGCACCGGAAGACCTGACCCCACCTGTGATTGAACCGCTGGTGATGCCGGAAAGTGAACCGCAGGTCCCTCCTCTAACTGGCCCTGCCGGACAGGTGACCAAGCCAACGGGCTCAGAGCTTTCTGAGTTGGAGCAGACCATTCGGGATCTGATCTTTTCTGAAGCAGACATCCAGAAGGCTGGTTTCAGCCCTAAACAGGTTGACGCCCTGGCGGAGGCCTATGCCTTACGCAAGTTCCGACCTGTGTGGTTTGAGGACCAGTCTTTAACGCCGCTGGCCAATCATCTAGTCGCTGAGATTCGCAAGGCACCAGCCCACGGGCTTGATCCGCAAGCCTATGGTGTTCGTCAGCTCGCCTCTATTCTGGCCGTGATGGAAGCGTCCAATGCGACTGCAACTCTTCAGGAGATTGCGGTTGTCGAGTTGCAGCTGACCCGTGCGTTTGCCACATATGGCGCCCACATTGCAGGTGGTGTTGTGCGACCGACCAAGGTGCTGAAGAACGTGTTCATCTCACCTCAGGTGCCAAAGCTGAACGACATGCTCACCCAGATGGAAGAAACGCGTTCACTGGCGCAGTTCTTCGACGGGTTGGAGCCGGAAGCGCCTTCCTACGACATTTTGAAGGATCAGCTGGCCCGCTATAACGCGGCGCTGACTTCCGACTATCCCGTTTACATTGAAGATGGCCCAAGCATCCGGCCCGGCGATACGGGAGGCCGCGTGGCTCAGCTGGAAAAGCGGCTGCAAGCTGAAGGCTATGCGCCTTACTATTCCGGTTATACGGGCACAAGTGAAACTGAGGTGCCACCAACCTTTTACAATGATGACATGGTTGCACTGGTCAAAGACTTCCAGAAGCGTCATGGCCTGACGGTCGATGGCGTTGTTGGCAAGAAGACGCGGGCTGCGCTCAACGCTTCCTTGGAAGATCGCCGCAATCAGATTCTGGTCAATCTGGAGCGCATGCGCTGGGATGATCCGCTGCCATCAGGTCGCTATGTGAAGGTGAACGTGGCTGAACAGATGGTGCGGGTGATGGAAGGCACGGATGTGCTTTATGAAACCCGCAGTGTGGTGGGCAAACCGCGCAATGCGACACCGCTGTTTTCCGATACTTTTGAGTACGCCGAGATCAACCCGACCTGGGGTGTTCCGTGGTCCATTGCGACCAACGAGTATCTGCCGAAGCTTCGCAAGAATGCATCGGCCCTCTCCGGTACCGGTATCAACGTTTATAAGAACGGCAAGCGAGTTGATCCCACAGTGATCAACTGGAGCAATGTGAGCAAGCGCAAGTTTGGGTATCAGCTGCGCCAGAAGGCTGGCCGGAAGAATGCTTTGGGTGCGGTGAAGTACATGTTCCCGAACAAGCACAACATCTATCTGCACGACACGCCGTCCAAGCGCCTGTTCAACAAAGATCAACGTGCCTTCAGCCATGGCTGTATTCGTGTGCAGGATCCATTCACCTTCGGAGAGGTGCTGCTTTCCGGCTCCGGCCACAGCCGTGCAAAGATGGAAAAGCTGCGTGCGCGTGGCAAAACCGTTCGCCTGAAGCTGACAGAGACCGTGCCAGTGCATCTGCGCTATTACACCGCCTTTGCCGGTGTAGATGGGGAGCTGCAATTCCGAGAAGACATCTACAAGCAGGACAAAGCTATTTTAGAAGCGCTTTTGACTTCGCAAGATGCATTCAAAATGAAGATGGCCTCCACCTACTGA
- the gltX gene encoding glutamate--tRNA ligase, whose product MSVTVRFAPSPTGHIHIGNVRPALFNYLFAKKQGGNFVLRYDDTDVQRSKEEYAVGIAEDLKWLGINPDRVEKQSERFALYDAAATKLKDAGLLYACYETPEELERRRNRARALGRPPVYDRAGLKLTDEQIAEYEAEGRKPHWRFKLPNHVEGDPFSFNRTEVHWDDVIRGRQTVDLASLSDPVLVRADGTYLYTLPSIVDDADMGITHVIRGEDHIANTGVQIAIFQALGAQVPEFGHHNLLTTASGEGLSKRSGALSIRSLREEGYEPMAVCSLAVLTGTSHAVEPAKSMEALAEMLDFSGISKSAAKFDPEDVGHLTAKLVHDMSFADVADRLKAEDVEGDEAFWSAVKENCSTVSDAKQWWELVVGSVTPEIAEEDKEFIAQAKDLLPQEPWSEETWGEWTKAVKGETGRKGKGLFMPLRKAITGLAHGPDLKNMLPLIGREKTLDRLS is encoded by the coding sequence ATGAGTGTTACGGTTCGCTTCGCGCCATCTCCGACTGGTCACATCCATATCGGCAATGTGCGCCCGGCGCTTTTCAACTATCTCTTTGCCAAAAAGCAGGGCGGTAACTTCGTTCTGCGTTACGACGACACCGACGTGCAGCGCTCTAAGGAAGAGTATGCTGTCGGCATCGCCGAAGACCTGAAATGGCTGGGCATCAACCCTGATCGCGTCGAAAAACAGTCCGAGCGCTTTGCATTGTATGATGCAGCTGCCACCAAGCTGAAAGACGCCGGTCTGCTCTACGCCTGTTACGAAACGCCGGAAGAGCTGGAACGCCGCCGCAACCGTGCCCGCGCTCTGGGCCGTCCTCCTGTCTACGACCGTGCTGGCCTGAAGCTCACCGACGAGCAGATCGCTGAGTATGAAGCCGAGGGCCGTAAACCACACTGGCGCTTCAAACTGCCAAACCACGTAGAAGGCGATCCGTTCTCCTTCAACAGAACAGAAGTTCACTGGGATGATGTGATCCGCGGTCGCCAGACTGTTGATCTTGCCTCCCTGTCTGATCCGGTGCTGGTGCGTGCGGATGGCACATACCTCTATACCCTGCCATCCATCGTGGATGACGCGGATATGGGCATCACCCATGTCATCCGTGGGGAAGACCACATTGCGAACACCGGTGTCCAGATTGCCATATTCCAGGCACTGGGGGCACAAGTTCCTGAGTTTGGTCACCACAACTTGCTGACCACCGCTTCAGGTGAGGGCCTTTCCAAACGCTCAGGCGCTCTGTCCATCCGCTCCCTGCGTGAGGAAGGCTACGAGCCAATGGCCGTCTGCTCTCTGGCGGTTCTGACCGGCACTAGTCACGCAGTAGAGCCAGCAAAGTCCATGGAAGCTCTGGCAGAGATGCTCGACTTCTCCGGCATCTCCAAGTCCGCTGCAAAGTTCGACCCGGAAGACGTTGGCCACCTGACCGCAAAGCTGGTGCACGACATGAGCTTTGCTGATGTTGCAGACCGTCTGAAGGCAGAGGACGTTGAAGGCGATGAAGCGTTCTGGTCTGCTGTGAAGGAAAACTGCTCCACCGTCAGCGATGCGAAACAGTGGTGGGAGCTTGTCGTCGGCTCAGTCACCCCGGAAATCGCCGAGGAAGACAAAGAGTTCATCGCTCAGGCCAAAGATCTGCTGCCGCAGGAGCCTTGGAGTGAAGAGACCTGGGGTGAGTGGACCAAGGCTGTGAAGGGCGAAACAGGCCGCAAAGGCAAAGGTCTGTTCATGCCACTGCGCAAGGCAATCACAGGTCTGGCCCACGGACCAGACCTGAAGAACATGCTACCGCTTATCGGTCGGGAAAAAACTTTGGACCGACTTTCCTGA
- the cysS gene encoding cysteine--tRNA ligase yields the protein MSADTAQGEKGLLLTNTLTRTKEAFVPMDASNVRMYVCGPTVYDYAHIGNARPVVVFDVLARLLRQLYGKDHVTYVRNITDVDDKINERAAREGISIRELTEKTAGQYHADMEALGAQAPDIEPRATEHIEEMKEMIETLVDKGHAYVADEHVLFHVPSMPDYGKLSNRTLDEMVAGARVEVASYKKDPTDFVLWKPSKAEEPGWESPCGIKTPGRPGWHIECSAMSEKHLGKVFDIHGGGVDLTFPHHENEIAQSRCAHDTHAMANVWLHNGFLQVEGEKMSKSLGNFFTVHQLLDTEEGGGRKWSGQAIRYALLQTQYRQPIDFTFKSLAEGEKQLTRWADLLKKHGVTAQENGTPDEAVLEGLKDDLNTPRAFAALHKLARDARGGDADAAQKLANSIKFLGFDLESFSKAQEEEKAEVDVSSELKAKVEELIAKRLEARKAKDFAESDRIRDELAADGIVLKDMKNKETGEIETTWSCA from the coding sequence ATGAGCGCAGACACAGCCCAAGGCGAAAAGGGACTTCTGCTCACCAATACTTTGACACGCACAAAAGAAGCTTTTGTGCCAATGGATGCGTCTAACGTGCGCATGTATGTGTGTGGTCCCACCGTTTATGACTACGCCCATATTGGTAATGCGCGCCCCGTCGTCGTTTTTGACGTTCTGGCAAGGCTGCTTCGCCAACTCTATGGCAAAGACCATGTCACATATGTGCGAAACATCACAGACGTGGACGACAAAATTAACGAGCGCGCCGCACGGGAAGGTATTTCCATTCGCGAGCTGACCGAAAAAACAGCCGGTCAGTACCATGCAGATATGGAAGCGCTGGGCGCTCAGGCTCCGGACATCGAACCGCGTGCAACCGAGCACATCGAAGAGATGAAAGAGATGATCGAAACGCTCGTCGACAAAGGCCATGCCTATGTCGCGGACGAACACGTTCTCTTCCATGTGCCAAGCATGCCGGACTATGGAAAACTCTCCAACCGCACACTGGACGAGATGGTCGCCGGTGCCCGTGTGGAAGTGGCCTCCTACAAAAAAGACCCGACCGACTTCGTGCTCTGGAAGCCATCCAAAGCGGAAGAGCCGGGCTGGGAAAGCCCATGCGGTATCAAAACGCCGGGCCGTCCGGGCTGGCACATCGAATGTTCCGCAATGTCTGAAAAGCACTTGGGCAAAGTCTTCGATATTCATGGCGGCGGGGTCGATCTGACCTTCCCACACCATGAAAACGAGATTGCACAGTCCAGATGTGCTCACGATACGCATGCCATGGCAAACGTGTGGCTGCACAACGGCTTCCTGCAGGTGGAAGGCGAAAAGATGTCCAAGTCTCTGGGCAACTTCTTCACTGTTCATCAGCTGCTGGATACGGAAGAGGGCGGCGGACGCAAATGGTCTGGTCAGGCCATCCGCTACGCACTGCTTCAGACCCAGTATCGCCAGCCAATCGACTTCACGTTCAAAAGTCTGGCAGAAGGCGAAAAGCAGCTCACCCGCTGGGCAGATCTGCTGAAGAAGCATGGTGTCACCGCGCAGGAAAATGGCACACCGGATGAAGCTGTTCTGGAAGGCTTGAAGGACGACCTGAACACACCACGTGCCTTTGCCGCTCTTCACAAGCTCGCCCGTGATGCACGTGGCGGCGATGCGGACGCTGCGCAGAAATTAGCTAATTCTATCAAATTCTTGGGCTTTGATCTTGAATCATTTTCCAAAGCTCAGGAAGAGGAAAAAGCTGAAGTCGATGTCTCTTCTGAGCTGAAGGCCAAAGTGGAAGAGCTGATTGCAAAACGTCTGGAAGCCCGCAAGGCTAAAGACTTTGCCGAAAGCGACCGCATCCGCGATGAGCTGGCAGCCGACGGCATCGTGCTCAAAGACATGAAAAACAAGGAAACAGGTGAGATCGAAACCACCTGGTCCTGCGCTTAA
- a CDS encoding TIGR00730 family Rossman fold protein — protein MKTLKSICVYCGSNAGSQPLFEQAAIQLGELLAREGIRLVYGGGSIGLMGAVAKTVLENGGKVTGVIPKFLKEREVMLEDAHELIVTQDMHERKRTMFEKADAFIALPGGIGTLEELVEMLTWAQLGRHDKPMLLLNLDQFWTPLVELLDHMRGLGFIRPDSDITYEITSDVSQSVDILCKAIEGCKVEHPDVKDM, from the coding sequence ATGAAAACCTTGAAAAGCATCTGCGTATATTGCGGCTCCAACGCGGGGAGCCAGCCGCTGTTTGAACAAGCTGCGATTCAGCTTGGTGAATTGTTAGCCCGTGAAGGGATTCGACTCGTTTATGGCGGCGGATCCATTGGACTTATGGGAGCTGTTGCAAAAACCGTTCTTGAAAACGGTGGTAAAGTGACCGGCGTTATTCCAAAGTTCCTGAAGGAACGGGAAGTGATGCTGGAAGACGCCCACGAACTGATCGTGACGCAGGACATGCATGAGCGTAAGCGCACTATGTTTGAAAAAGCGGACGCGTTCATCGCTCTTCCGGGCGGGATCGGCACACTTGAGGAACTTGTGGAGATGCTGACCTGGGCTCAGCTTGGCCGTCACGACAAGCCAATGCTGCTGCTTAATCTGGATCAGTTCTGGACCCCATTGGTTGAACTACTCGACCATATGCGGGGCCTTGGCTTCATTCGTCCGGACAGCGACATCACCTATGAGATCACCTCCGACGTTTCGCAGAGCGTCGATATCCTTTGCAAGGCCATTGAGGGCTGCAAAGTTGAACATCCGGATGTCAAAGACATGTAA
- the cimA gene encoding citramalate synthase → MTKERLYLFDTTLRDGAQTSGIDFSVDEKIAITDLLERLGVDYIEGGYPGANPTDTKFFSEKRTQKAIFTAFGMTKRAGRSVSNDPGVQMVLQSAADATCYVAKSWDYHVDVALKCTNEENLESIADTVKASVDAGKEAMIDCEHFFDGYKANPDYALACAKTAYEAGARWVVLCDTNGGTLPHEVTEIVNAVMQVVPGSNLGIHAHDDTGHAVANTLAAVVAGVRQVQGTLNGIGERCGNANMITLIPNMLLKKPYCDLVELGIKVEDLTELTAISRSFDEILNRSSNVHAPYVGANAFATKAGIHASAILKNPDTYEHIPPEMVGNQRRVLVSDQAGKSNLLNELKRLGVDADKADPRLDRLLAEVKELEAQGFAYEAADASFELLARRRLHSVPDYFDVLSFRTGVERRYNALGERVTVSEAVVKVEVDGETFMSVAEGNGPVNALDLSLRKDLGKYQSLIADLELIDYKVRILNGGTSAITRVLIESQNKKTGKRWFTVGVSENIVDASFQALVDSVRYCIFKANELETA, encoded by the coding sequence ATGACGAAAGAGCGTCTGTATCTTTTCGACACGACATTGCGCGATGGGGCTCAGACCTCCGGCATTGATTTCTCCGTGGACGAAAAAATTGCCATTACCGACTTATTGGAAAGACTGGGTGTCGACTATATTGAAGGCGGCTACCCGGGCGCGAACCCCACAGACACAAAGTTTTTCTCTGAAAAGAGAACCCAAAAAGCGATCTTCACCGCCTTTGGCATGACCAAACGAGCAGGGCGCTCTGTCAGCAATGACCCCGGTGTGCAGATGGTTCTGCAATCCGCAGCTGATGCCACCTGCTATGTGGCAAAGAGCTGGGACTACCACGTTGATGTTGCACTGAAGTGCACCAACGAGGAAAATCTGGAAAGCATCGCAGACACGGTCAAAGCCTCCGTCGACGCTGGCAAGGAAGCCATGATCGATTGTGAGCATTTCTTCGACGGTTACAAGGCGAACCCGGACTACGCTCTGGCCTGCGCGAAGACTGCCTATGAAGCCGGCGCGCGCTGGGTGGTCCTGTGCGACACCAATGGCGGCACGCTGCCACATGAAGTCACCGAGATCGTCAACGCCGTGATGCAGGTGGTGCCGGGCAGCAATCTGGGCATCCACGCACACGATGACACCGGCCATGCTGTCGCAAACACGCTGGCAGCCGTTGTTGCTGGAGTGCGTCAGGTGCAGGGCACACTCAACGGCATCGGTGAGCGTTGCGGCAATGCCAACATGATCACCCTGATCCCGAATATGCTGCTGAAAAAGCCGTATTGCGATCTGGTGGAACTTGGCATCAAGGTTGAAGACCTGACAGAATTGACCGCAATATCAAGGAGTTTTGACGAGATCTTGAATCGATCTTCTAATGTCCATGCTCCTTATGTTGGCGCAAATGCCTTTGCCACCAAAGCAGGCATTCATGCTTCTGCTATCCTGAAGAACCCGGACACCTACGAGCACATCCCGCCAGAAATGGTCGGCAACCAGCGCCGCGTACTTGTCTCTGATCAGGCCGGAAAATCCAACCTGCTCAACGAACTGAAGCGCCTCGGCGTGGACGCGGACAAAGCTGATCCACGTCTCGACCGTCTGCTGGCTGAAGTGAAGGAACTGGAAGCACAGGGCTTCGCCTATGAAGCCGCAGATGCCTCCTTCGAACTCCTTGCTCGTCGACGCCTGCACTCTGTGCCGGATTACTTCGACGTTCTGTCTTTCCGCACCGGAGTAGAGCGTCGCTACAACGCACTGGGTGAGCGCGTGACGGTTTCCGAGGCGGTGGTGAAAGTGGAAGTGGACGGTGAAACCTTCATGTCGGTGGCAGAAGGCAATGGTCCGGTCAACGCACTTGATCTGTCACTGCGCAAAGATCTCGGCAAATACCAAAGCCTGATAGCTGATCTTGAGCTGATCGACTATAAGGTGCGAATATTGAACGGCGGCACCAGCGCGATCACCCGTGTTCTCATAGAAAGCCAGAACAAGAAAACCGGCAAACGCTGGTTCACGGTTGGCGTCTCTGAAAACATCGTAGACGCCTCCTTCCAGGCTCTGGTAGATTCCGTTCGCTATTGCATTTTCAAGGCGAATGAGCTGGAAACAGCCTGA
- a CDS encoding CreA family protein, with translation MLGTAAQAQDPDLIFKKSTVWKFLSPDHKLATYALDDPEVEGVACHFTVPEKGGFSGWLGLEEETSDVSLACRQVGPIKFKSKFEQGDEVYRQSRSLFFKKMRIVRGCDTKRNVLVYLVYSDKLVEGSPKNSTSTVPIMPWGDQVPEKCADYLDD, from the coding sequence ATGCTCGGCACAGCTGCGCAGGCACAGGACCCGGACCTGATCTTCAAAAAATCCACGGTCTGGAAGTTTCTGAGCCCGGACCACAAACTGGCAACCTACGCGCTGGATGACCCGGAAGTGGAGGGCGTTGCCTGTCACTTCACCGTGCCGGAAAAGGGTGGCTTCTCAGGCTGGCTCGGACTGGAAGAGGAAACCTCTGATGTCTCTTTGGCCTGTCGTCAGGTCGGACCAATCAAGTTCAAGAGCAAGTTTGAGCAGGGCGATGAAGTCTATCGTCAAAGCCGCTCACTGTTCTTCAAGAAAATGCGCATCGTCCGCGGCTGTGACACCAAACGCAACGTACTGGTCTATCTGGTGTACTCCGACAAACTGGTTGAAGGCAGCCCGAAGAACTCCACATCTACCGTGCCAATCATGCCGTGGGGCGATCAGGTGCCGGAAAAATGCGCTGACTATCTGGACGACTAA